The following nucleotide sequence is from Actinomycetota bacterium.
GCTCGACCCCGACGAGGTTCCTGGAGTTGAATGACGGAAGCCATCCATGGAGGGAGACGCCATGGCAGGGATCGTGATGGACGATGTGTCCAAGGTGTATGCCGACGGAACCATCGCAGTCTCCGAGCTGGAGCTCGAGATCGACGACGGTGAGTTCGTCGTGCTCGTCGGGCCCTCGGGGTGCGGCAAGACGACGGCGCTGCGACTGGTCGCCGGCCTGGAGGTCATCAGCCGGGGCACGATCACGATCGGCGATCGCATCGTCAACGATGTGCCGCCGAAGGAGCGCGACATCGCGATGGTGTTCCAGAACTACGCGCTCTACCCGCACATGAACGTCTACGACAACATGGCGTTCGGCCTCAAGCTCCGTAAACTCCCGAAGGACGAGATCGACCGGCGGGTGCGCCATGCGGCGGACATCCTCGGCCTCGAGGAGCTCCTCGGGCGCAAGCCCAAGGCGCTGTCTGGAGGGCAACGTCAGAGGGTCGCGATGGGCCGGGCCATCGTGCGCGAGCCCAAGGCCTTCTTGATGGACGAGCCCCTGTCGAACCTCGACGCGAAGCTCCGGGTGCAGATGCGCACCGAGATCGCGCGCATCCAGCACGAGCTCGCGGTCACCACGATCTACGTCACGCACGATCAGGTCGAAGCGATGACCATGGGTGACCGGGTGGCCGTGATCAGGAAGGGTGTGCTCCAGCAGGTCGACACCCCGCGGGTCCTCTACGACCGCCCGAAGAACCTGTTCGTGGCCGGATTCATCGGCTCGCCGGCGATGAACATGGTGGAAGCGACCCTGACGCGCTCGGACGGGGCGGCCTCCGTGGAGTTCGGGGGCCTCCGACTGGAGGTCCCGGGCGAGACGTTCGCCGAGCGGCCGGGCCTCGCGGCCTTCGACGGGCGCCAGGTGATCGTGGGCATCCGGCCCGAGGACATCGAGGATGCCTCGCTCGTGTCGGCGGCACCTCCGAACCGCACGATCAGATCCGAGGTCGCCCTCAGTGAGGCGCTCGGTGCCGATGTCCTGGTGCATTTCTTCGTGCAGGCCCCAACCGTGCTGACCGAGGACGTGAAGGAGCTCGCACACGACGTCGGCCAGGAGGCGCTCGAAGCCGTCGAGCTGGGTGCCCGGTCCGGCCGATCGAAGTTCGTCGCGCGTCTGATGCCACGAACCAGCGCCGATCAGGGCGGCCACATCGAGCTCGTGGTGGACGTGCATCGGCTCCATTTCTTCGACCCGGACACGGGGCTGGGGATCTACGAGGGAGAGCTGAGCTGAGCAGCCCAGCAGGGGCCGGGCCTTCCTTCCCCGAAGGCTTCCTCTGGGGGGCCGCGACGTCGGCCTACCAGGTCGAGGGGGCGGTGCACGAGGACGGGCGGGGAGAGTCCATCTGGGACACGTTCTGCCGCATCCCGGGCGCCGTCCGCGACGGGGACACTGGCGACGTCGCGTGCGATCAGTACCACCGCTACGAAGAAGACGCCACGTTGATGGCCGACCTCGGCATCGGCGCGTATCGCTTCTCGGTGGCCTGGCCCAGGATCCAGCCCCACGGCCGCGGCCCCGCAAACCAGCGGGGGCTCGATCACTACCGGAGACTGGTCGATGCGCTCCTGGTCCGCGGCATCACACCCGTGCCGACGCTCTACCACTGGGACCTGCCGCAGGCGCTCGAGGACATCGGCGGGTGGCCGGCTCGCGAGACCGCCGACTGCTTCGCCGAGTACGCGGCGATCGTGGCCGAGGCGCTCGGGGACTCGGTGCCCATGTGGATCACGATCAACGAACCGATGGTCGCGGCCTGGCTCGGGTACGCGAGCGGGGTCCACGCACCGGGCCGGCACGACGAGCGGGCCGCCCTCTCCGCCACCCACCATCTTCTGCTCGCCCATGGCCGCGCCGTCGACGCGATCCGTTCGACAACGTCGGCACGGGTGGGGATCGCGCTCAACCTCTACCCCTGTCGCCCGGCGAGCTCCTCATCCGAGGATGAGCGCGCGGCCGAGCGTGCCGACGAGCAGCTGAACAGGCTCTACCTCGATCCCATCTTCGGTCGCGGGTACCCGCCGGTGCCGCTCGAGGGCGCCGACCTCGGGTTCCTGCATGAGGGCGACCTCGTCGAGATCGCCCGGCCAATCGATCTCCTGGGCGTGAACTACTACTCGGCGCACACGATCGTCGGACGGGAGCCTCCCACCCCCCGCCCGAGCGAGCTGCCGGCCTCGCTCGACGCGTGGTCAGTCACTCCACCCGATGCGGCGGTGACGTCGCTGGGATGGCCGATACACTCGGACGGCCTGACGGAGATGCTCGTGCGCGTGCATCGCGAGTACGGTCCACCCTCCGTCTTCGTCACGGAGAACGGCGCGGCCTTCGACGACCGGCCCGAGTCCGACGGGTCGATCCACGACGCGGATCGCGTCGCGTACCTCGGCGCGCACGTGGAAGCGATGCGCGACGCCCTCGCGGCCGGGGTGCCCCTGGGGGGGTACCTCGTGTGGTCCCTCCTCGACAACTTCGAATGGGCCGAGGGCTACGAACCGCGATTCGGGATCGTCCGGGTGGACTTCGAGACGCAGGCGCGCATCCCGAAGGACAGCGCCCGCTGGTTCCGAGATGTCATCAGCACGAACGGAGGGCGTTGGGGACCATGAGGTTCGGCTGTCCAGGGGG
It contains:
- a CDS encoding GH1 family beta-glucosidase, yielding MSSPAGAGPSFPEGFLWGAATSAYQVEGAVHEDGRGESIWDTFCRIPGAVRDGDTGDVACDQYHRYEEDATLMADLGIGAYRFSVAWPRIQPHGRGPANQRGLDHYRRLVDALLVRGITPVPTLYHWDLPQALEDIGGWPARETADCFAEYAAIVAEALGDSVPMWITINEPMVAAWLGYASGVHAPGRHDERAALSATHHLLLAHGRAVDAIRSTTSARVGIALNLYPCRPASSSSEDERAAERADEQLNRLYLDPIFGRGYPPVPLEGADLGFLHEGDLVEIARPIDLLGVNYYSAHTIVGREPPTPRPSELPASLDAWSVTPPDAAVTSLGWPIHSDGLTEMLVRVHREYGPPSVFVTENGAAFDDRPESDGSIHDADRVAYLGAHVEAMRDALAAGVPLGGYLVWSLLDNFEWAEGYEPRFGIVRVDFETQARIPKDSARWFRDVISTNGGRWGP
- the ugpC gene encoding sn-glycerol-3-phosphate ABC transporter ATP-binding protein UgpC: MAGIVMDDVSKVYADGTIAVSELELEIDDGEFVVLVGPSGCGKTTALRLVAGLEVISRGTITIGDRIVNDVPPKERDIAMVFQNYALYPHMNVYDNMAFGLKLRKLPKDEIDRRVRHAADILGLEELLGRKPKALSGGQRQRVAMGRAIVREPKAFLMDEPLSNLDAKLRVQMRTEIARIQHELAVTTIYVTHDQVEAMTMGDRVAVIRKGVLQQVDTPRVLYDRPKNLFVAGFIGSPAMNMVEATLTRSDGAASVEFGGLRLEVPGETFAERPGLAAFDGRQVIVGIRPEDIEDASLVSAAPPNRTIRSEVALSEALGADVLVHFFVQAPTVLTEDVKELAHDVGQEALEAVELGARSGRSKFVARLMPRTSADQGGHIELVVDVHRLHFFDPDTGLGIYEGELS